The following are encoded in a window of Bradyrhizobium guangdongense genomic DNA:
- a CDS encoding chloramphenicol acetyltransferase, whose protein sequence is MAKVLSVEPTIDPSAKLHDTRLGAYTEVGARTILHEVAMDDYSYVVNDAQITYTTIGKFCSIAAMTRINPGNHPMHRATQAHFTYRSSAYFPSESDDAEFFDWRRQHHVRIGHDVWIGHGAIVLPGRNIGTGAVIAAGAIVTKDVPAYTIVAGNPARIVRRRFSEEIAGRLAELAWWDWDHDKLRAALPDFRKLSIEEFLAAYEAGSSSTKRSAVA, encoded by the coding sequence ATGGCCAAGGTGCTATCGGTCGAGCCGACCATCGATCCTTCCGCGAAGCTGCACGATACGCGGCTCGGCGCATACACGGAGGTGGGCGCTCGCACGATCCTGCATGAAGTGGCGATGGACGATTACTCCTATGTCGTCAACGACGCGCAGATCACTTACACGACGATCGGAAAGTTCTGCTCGATCGCGGCGATGACCCGTATCAATCCCGGCAATCACCCGATGCACCGCGCCACGCAGGCCCACTTCACCTACCGCTCCAGTGCTTACTTCCCGAGCGAGAGCGATGACGCCGAATTCTTTGATTGGCGGCGGCAGCATCATGTCCGTATCGGCCATGACGTCTGGATCGGACATGGCGCGATCGTGCTGCCCGGCCGCAACATCGGCACCGGCGCCGTGATTGCGGCCGGCGCCATCGTCACCAAGGACGTACCGGCCTACACCATCGTCGCGGGGAATCCGGCGCGCATCGTTCGGCGCCGGTTCTCCGAGGAGATTGCCGGACGGCTCGCGGAGCTGGCCTGGTGGGACTGGGATCACGACAAATTGCGTGCAGCACTGCCCGATTTTCGCAAGCTCTCGATTGAAGAATTCCTGGCAGCATACGAAGCAGGTTCATCTTCCACCAAACGAAGCGCGGTCGCGTGA
- the phnE gene encoding phosphonate ABC transporter, permease protein PhnE has product MTIAVSILPEQQLAALNSAYRKAVARKRLRLLAALAVFLAALIMSSIGAEVNLRTFFTYFGNFVSYFDRILTLDSGQRVWTNVGEWFWGLHKWLKLLGETLLISYVGTLLGAVLAFALNFFAAENTSPARWLLFTVRRLLEFARTVPGIVFALIFVIAFGLGPMAGVLAIAIHSTGALGKLFSEIVENADMKPVEGIRSTGASWLSCMRFAILPQVSAGYASYALLRFEINVREASVMGFVGAGGIGQELIVAIRKFYYSDVSAILVTVIVTVFLIDITTGWVRGRLFGKEART; this is encoded by the coding sequence ATGACGATCGCGGTCTCGATTCTCCCGGAGCAGCAGCTCGCAGCACTGAACAGCGCCTATCGCAAGGCGGTTGCGCGCAAGCGCCTGCGTCTCCTGGCGGCCCTCGCCGTTTTCCTTGCCGCGCTGATCATGTCGTCGATCGGCGCCGAGGTGAACCTTCGCACCTTCTTCACATATTTCGGCAACTTCGTCAGCTATTTCGACCGCATCCTCACCCTCGACAGCGGCCAGCGCGTCTGGACCAATGTCGGCGAGTGGTTCTGGGGCCTGCACAAATGGCTGAAGCTGCTCGGCGAGACGCTGCTGATCAGCTATGTCGGCACGCTGCTCGGTGCCGTCCTCGCTTTCGCGTTGAACTTCTTCGCTGCTGAGAATACCTCTCCCGCGCGCTGGCTGCTCTTCACGGTGCGGCGCCTGCTCGAATTCGCGCGCACGGTGCCCGGCATCGTCTTCGCGCTGATCTTCGTCATCGCGTTCGGCCTCGGCCCGATGGCCGGTGTGCTCGCGATCGCGATCCACTCCACCGGCGCGCTCGGAAAGCTGTTCTCGGAGATCGTCGAGAATGCCGACATGAAGCCGGTCGAGGGCATTCGTTCCACCGGCGCGAGCTGGCTCTCCTGCATGCGCTTTGCGATCCTGCCGCAGGTCTCGGCGGGCTACGCCAGCTATGCGCTGCTGCGCTTCGAGATCAACGTGCGCGAGGCCTCTGTGATGGGCTTCGTCGGCGCCGGCGGCATCGGGCAGGAGCTGATCGTCGCGATCCGGAAATTCTACTACTCCGACGTCAGCGCGATCCTCGTGACCGTCATCGTCACGGTCTTCCTGATCGACATCACGACCGGCTGGGTGCGCGGCCGCCTGTTCGGCAAGGAGGCGCGGACGTGA
- a CDS encoding alpha-D-ribose 1-methylphosphonate 5-triphosphate diphosphatase yields the protein MTDIFLEGGRTLIGSELVETSLAVSSTDIAQIDAPRGRARLAIDARNLLVLPGIVDLHGDAFERQMMPRAGVDFPIDVALAETDRQVISNGITTVFHATTWSWEPGLRSGDNARRLLEAIERQRPHFAADTRFHLRHETYNLDAEAEIGQWLAEGRVDLFAFNDHMDGTVGDMAKPRKRNRMVERTGLSSAAFDKLVARIVSRAADVPASIARLAAAARAAEVRMLSHDDATLVMRREFRTMGVTLAEFPINEETAREAAAAGDDIVYGAPNVVRGGSHTGWTKASDMIAKGLCSVLASDYYYPAPLLAAFRLAADGVLPLGEAWKLISSAPAQATGLTDRGTLAAGHRADILLVDDSVPLRPRLVAVISAGKLVHLTDATRLLGAATMPRETVVAA from the coding sequence GTGACAGACATTTTCCTTGAAGGCGGCCGGACCCTGATCGGCTCCGAGCTCGTCGAGACATCCCTCGCGGTGTCCAGTACCGACATTGCTCAGATCGATGCCCCGCGCGGCCGGGCGCGGCTCGCGATCGATGCGCGCAATCTGCTGGTGCTCCCCGGCATCGTGGATCTGCACGGTGACGCGTTCGAGCGGCAGATGATGCCGCGCGCCGGCGTCGATTTCCCGATCGACGTGGCACTGGCGGAGACGGACCGCCAGGTCATCAGCAACGGCATCACGACGGTTTTCCACGCCACGACCTGGTCGTGGGAGCCCGGCTTGCGCAGCGGCGACAACGCGCGACGTCTGCTCGAGGCGATCGAGCGGCAGCGTCCGCATTTCGCCGCCGACACCCGCTTCCATTTGCGGCATGAGACCTACAATCTCGATGCCGAGGCAGAGATCGGCCAGTGGCTCGCCGAGGGCCGCGTCGACCTGTTCGCCTTCAACGATCACATGGACGGCACCGTCGGCGACATGGCCAAGCCGCGCAAACGCAACCGCATGGTGGAGCGCACCGGACTGTCGAGCGCGGCGTTCGACAAGCTGGTTGCGCGTATCGTGTCGCGTGCGGCCGATGTTCCGGCCTCGATCGCCCGACTGGCCGCGGCGGCGCGCGCCGCCGAGGTGCGGATGCTCTCGCATGACGACGCGACGCTGGTGATGCGCCGGGAGTTTCGTACCATGGGCGTGACGCTCGCCGAGTTTCCAATCAACGAGGAGACCGCGCGCGAAGCCGCGGCCGCCGGCGACGACATCGTCTACGGCGCGCCGAACGTCGTGCGGGGCGGCAGCCACACCGGCTGGACCAAGGCATCGGACATGATCGCCAAGGGGCTCTGCTCCGTGCTGGCCTCGGACTACTATTACCCCGCTCCGCTGCTCGCCGCGTTCCGCCTCGCCGCGGACGGCGTGCTGCCGCTGGGCGAGGCCTGGAAGCTGATCTCATCGGCGCCCGCGCAAGCCACCGGCTTGACCGATCGCGGCACGCTCGCCGCAGGGCATCGCGCCGATATCCTGCTCGTCGACGACAGCGTACCGCTGCGACCGCGATTGGTTGCGGTGATATCGGCCGGAAAGCTCGTGCATCTGACTGATGCAACGCGGCTGCTCGGCGCGGCAACAATGCCGCGCGAGACTGTCGTTGCGGCATAA
- the phnC gene encoding phosphonate ABC transporter ATP-binding protein encodes MLVLEGLTCRFGAKAAVDDASFQVAPGSFVGVIGRSGAGKSTLLRTINRLVTPTQGRILFDGLDVTSLRGGELRQWRARSAMIFQQFNLVGRLDVLTNVLMGRLATMPAWRALSQLWSEQDKALAMSALEQFDIAALAAQRADQLSGGQQQRVAIARALVQQPDIILADEPIASLDPRNTKIVMDALLRINKHFGITVLCNLHSLDLARGYCDRLIGMAAGRVVFDGAPSALTDLVARELYDLEAADVMGATPAPMPQGVPALGTAAAA; translated from the coding sequence ATGCTGGTGTTGGAAGGTCTGACGTGCCGCTTCGGCGCAAAAGCCGCGGTGGACGACGCTTCGTTTCAAGTCGCTCCCGGCAGCTTCGTCGGTGTGATCGGGCGCTCCGGTGCCGGCAAGTCGACCCTGCTGCGAACCATCAACCGTCTGGTGACGCCGACCCAGGGCCGCATCCTGTTCGACGGCCTCGACGTCACCTCCTTGCGCGGCGGGGAGCTGCGGCAGTGGCGGGCGCGCTCGGCGATGATCTTCCAGCAGTTCAACCTGGTCGGCCGGCTGGACGTGCTGACCAACGTGCTGATGGGGCGTCTCGCCACCATGCCGGCCTGGCGGGCGCTGTCGCAGCTCTGGTCCGAGCAGGACAAGGCGCTGGCGATGTCGGCGCTCGAACAGTTCGACATCGCCGCGCTCGCCGCGCAGCGTGCCGACCAGCTCTCCGGCGGCCAGCAGCAGCGCGTCGCGATCGCCCGCGCCCTGGTGCAGCAGCCCGACATCATCCTCGCCGACGAGCCGATCGCCTCGCTCGATCCGCGCAATACCAAGATCGTCATGGATGCGCTGCTGCGCATCAACAAGCATTTTGGCATCACCGTGCTCTGCAATCTGCATTCTCTCGACCTGGCGCGCGGCTATTGCGACCGCCTGATCGGCATGGCGGCGGGCCGCGTGGTGTTCGACGGCGCGCCGTCGGCGCTGACCGATCTCGTCGCGCGCGAGCTTTACGATCTCGAAGCCGCCGACGTCATGGGCGCCACGCCTGCGCCGATGCCCCAGGGCGTTCCAGCGCTCGGAACGGCCGCGGCGGCCTGA
- the phnF gene encoding phosphonate metabolism transcriptional regulator PhnF — MSMQDTASSGVALWRLVADGIERGIANGRFAAGDKLPGEMEIAETYRVNRHTVRRALAALAERGLVRAERGSGTYVEAQKLAYPLRSRTRFSEIVGADGREPHGKMIEASDDVATRELARELGLKTGAPLVRIEAIRLADRTPICVSTTWLSAELFPGAGTVFAATRSMTKMLEHYGIRDYRRGATRITAGIVDATDAARLDLPLGRPILVVDATDHHLDGKPLVTKHSRFAAERVEFLVEP; from the coding sequence ATGAGCATGCAGGACACCGCCTCCTCGGGCGTCGCGCTGTGGCGCCTCGTTGCCGATGGCATCGAACGCGGCATCGCCAACGGCCGCTTCGCCGCGGGCGACAAATTGCCGGGCGAGATGGAGATCGCCGAAACTTACCGGGTCAACAGGCACACCGTGCGGCGCGCGCTCGCGGCCCTTGCCGAGCGCGGCCTCGTGCGCGCCGAGCGCGGCAGCGGCACCTATGTCGAAGCACAGAAGCTCGCCTATCCCTTGCGCTCGCGCACGCGCTTCTCCGAGATCGTCGGTGCGGACGGCCGCGAGCCGCATGGAAAGATGATCGAGGCGTCAGACGATGTCGCAACGCGCGAGCTCGCACGGGAATTGGGATTGAAGACCGGCGCGCCCCTGGTGCGGATCGAAGCGATTCGCCTCGCCGACCGCACCCCGATCTGCGTCTCGACCACATGGCTGTCGGCCGAGCTGTTTCCGGGCGCGGGCACGGTGTTTGCCGCCACGCGTTCCATGACGAAGATGCTGGAGCATTACGGAATCCGCGACTACCGCCGCGGCGCCACGAGGATCACCGCCGGCATTGTCGACGCGACCGACGCCGCGCGCCTCGACCTGCCGCTGGGGCGGCCGATCCTGGTGGTCGACGCGACCGACCACCATCTCGACGGCAAGCCGCTGGTGACGAAGCATTCGCGCTTCGCGGCGGAGCGGGTGGAGTTTCTGGTGGAGCCTTAA
- the phnE gene encoding phosphonate ABC transporter, permease protein PhnE, producing MATPVVLAAALAIFAFGLVDLDFSPSRFISGLSQLGWISMMMIPPDPGSSLPLYLKALGETLSIALLGTTLAAVLALPVSLLAARNVVPSIILRFPVRRLLDSIRGVDTLIWALVWINVVGLGPFAGVLAIAVSDFGAFGKLFSEAIEGADQRQVEGIRASGGSALHEIRFGLMPQVLPVIAGQVLYFIESNTRSATIIGIVGAGGIGLQLAEQIRVLEWQKVSFLILMILVAVAGIDFISGKLRFAIIGRRAVA from the coding sequence ATGGCGACGCCCGTCGTGCTTGCCGCTGCACTGGCGATCTTCGCGTTCGGCCTGGTCGATCTCGATTTCTCGCCCTCTCGCTTCATCTCGGGGCTGAGCCAGCTCGGCTGGATCAGCATGATGATGATCCCGCCAGATCCCGGCTCCTCGCTGCCGCTCTATCTGAAGGCGCTGGGCGAGACGCTGTCGATCGCGCTGCTCGGCACCACGCTCGCGGCGGTGCTCGCGCTGCCGGTCAGCCTGCTCGCGGCGCGCAACGTCGTGCCGTCGATCATCCTGCGCTTTCCGGTGCGTCGCTTGCTCGATTCGATCCGCGGCGTCGATACCCTGATCTGGGCACTGGTGTGGATCAACGTGGTCGGGCTCGGTCCGTTCGCGGGCGTGCTCGCCATTGCCGTGTCGGATTTCGGCGCTTTCGGCAAGCTGTTCTCCGAGGCGATCGAAGGCGCCGACCAGAGGCAGGTCGAGGGCATCCGCGCCTCCGGCGGCAGCGCGCTGCACGAGATCCGCTTCGGCCTGATGCCGCAGGTGCTTCCCGTCATCGCCGGTCAGGTGCTGTATTTCATCGAGTCGAACACGCGCTCGGCCACCATCATCGGCATCGTCGGCGCCGGCGGAATCGGCCTGCAGCTCGCCGAGCAGATCCGCGTGCTGGAATGGCAGAAAGTGTCGTTCCTGATCCTGATGATCCTGGTCGCCGTCGCAGGAATCGATTTCATCTCCGGCAAGCTGCGCTTTGCGATTATCGGGCGAAGGGCTGTGGCCTGA
- the phnG gene encoding phosphonate C-P lyase system protein PhnG, with the protein MAVLAHAEAGEIAARLRTIPLPGHQDLRTPENGLVMLRGRVGGDGAPFNLGEATVSRAAVRLASGEVGFGYTLGRDGEKARLIALCDALVQSRDFAATVERDVIAPLREQLMVRRKQQAEQAAATKVDFYTMVRGEG; encoded by the coding sequence ATGGCCGTGCTGGCGCACGCGGAGGCGGGCGAGATCGCCGCCCGTCTCCGCACGATTCCCCTGCCAGGCCATCAGGACCTGCGTACGCCGGAAAACGGCCTCGTCATGCTGCGCGGCCGGGTCGGCGGGGACGGCGCGCCGTTCAATCTCGGAGAAGCCACCGTGTCGCGCGCGGCGGTGCGGCTTGCGAGCGGCGAGGTGGGGTTCGGCTACACGCTTGGGCGCGACGGCGAGAAGGCGCGGTTGATCGCCCTGTGCGATGCGCTGGTGCAGTCGCGCGACTTTGCTGCGACCGTCGAGCGCGATGTAATCGCGCCGTTGCGCGAGCAGCTTATGGTCCGGCGCAAGCAGCAGGCCGAACAGGCTGCGGCGACAAAGGTTGATTTCTACACCATGGTGCGCGGTGAGGGGTGA
- the phnD gene encoding phosphonate ABC transporter substrate-binding protein → MITRRLVLAGAAALTFAGSASAEDWRAKYPEITFAAIPAENGSGVTERYAPFISYLSKELGVKVTLRVANDYAALIEGQRAGNIQIGYYGPASFARARLTGVKTDAFVIDVNSDGSKGYYSVFYVLAKSPYQKIEDLKGKNLGLVDPNSTSGNNMPRFKLNAMGIDPDAYFSKVVFTGSHENAVLALAQGTVDVAANWWNADDDSNLTRMLNKGMVKSADGTVMKKEDFRIIVKSDLIINSPYAYLSDLPEDMKAAIKKAFLDAAQKDPEAFKKLSDGKNKPWEPVATEDYNKTIELIKFVDNLRKKAS, encoded by the coding sequence ATGATCACTCGCAGACTGGTTCTTGCCGGCGCAGCCGCGCTGACCTTTGCCGGATCCGCTTCCGCCGAAGACTGGCGGGCGAAATATCCGGAAATCACCTTCGCCGCGATTCCGGCCGAGAACGGCTCGGGCGTGACCGAGCGCTACGCTCCCTTCATCAGCTATCTGTCGAAGGAGCTCGGCGTCAAGGTGACGCTGCGCGTCGCCAACGACTACGCTGCCCTCATCGAAGGCCAGCGCGCCGGCAACATCCAGATCGGCTATTACGGTCCGGCCTCCTTCGCGCGCGCCCGTCTCACCGGCGTCAAGACCGACGCCTTCGTCATCGACGTCAACTCCGACGGTTCGAAGGGCTACTATTCCGTCTTCTACGTTCTGGCGAAGTCGCCCTACCAGAAGATCGAGGACCTCAAGGGCAAGAATCTCGGGCTTGTCGATCCGAATTCCACGTCCGGCAACAACATGCCCCGCTTCAAGCTGAACGCGATGGGCATCGATCCCGACGCCTATTTCTCCAAGGTCGTCTTCACCGGCAGCCACGAGAACGCCGTTCTCGCGCTGGCCCAGGGCACCGTCGACGTCGCCGCCAATTGGTGGAACGCGGACGACGATTCCAACCTGACCCGCATGCTCAACAAGGGCATGGTGAAGTCGGCCGACGGCACCGTGATGAAGAAGGAGGACTTCCGCATCATCGTGAAGTCAGACCTCATCATCAACTCGCCCTACGCCTATCTCAGCGACCTGCCTGAAGACATGAAGGCCGCGATCAAGAAGGCCTTCCTCGACGCGGCGCAGAAGGACCCGGAGGCGTTCAAGAAGCTCTCCGACGGCAAGAACAAGCCGTGGGAGCCGGTCGCCACCGAGGACTACAACAAGACCATCGAGCTGATTAAGTTCGTCGACAATCTGCGTAAGAAGGCGTCCTGA
- a CDS encoding dihydrodipicolinate synthase family protein — translation MPVTPHKAQRPYRGVFPVAPTIFDERGELDLEGQRRCIDFMIDAGSHGICILANFSEQFVLTDDERETVMHAVLEHVAGRVPVIVTTTHFSSAVCAARSKQAEAAGAAMVMVMPPYHGATFRVPEKGIVEFFKVLSGAINIPIMIQDAPVAGTPLSVELLARLARDFANIRYFKVEVPFAAAKLRSLIETGGSAIEGPWDGEEAITLMADLDAGATGAMTGGGYPDGIRQIIDPYFAGDREKAKAAYERWLPLINYENRQCGLIACKAMMQAGGVIKSDTVRHPLQPLHPATRAGLLELAKERDALALRWGK, via the coding sequence ATGCCGGTCACCCCTCACAAGGCCCAGCGCCCCTATCGCGGCGTGTTCCCCGTCGCCCCCACCATCTTCGACGAGCGGGGTGAACTCGACCTCGAGGGCCAGCGCCGCTGCATCGATTTCATGATCGATGCCGGCTCGCACGGCATCTGCATCCTCGCCAATTTCTCCGAGCAGTTTGTGCTGACCGATGACGAGCGCGAGACCGTGATGCATGCAGTGCTGGAGCACGTCGCCGGCCGCGTGCCCGTGATCGTGACCACCACCCATTTCAGCTCGGCCGTGTGCGCCGCGCGCAGCAAGCAGGCCGAGGCGGCGGGCGCCGCGATGGTTATGGTCATGCCGCCCTATCACGGCGCGACGTTCCGGGTGCCTGAAAAAGGCATCGTCGAATTCTTCAAAGTGCTCTCGGGCGCGATCAACATTCCCATCATGATCCAGGACGCGCCGGTCGCGGGGACGCCGCTCTCCGTCGAGCTGCTGGCGCGGCTCGCGCGCGACTTCGCCAACATCCGCTATTTCAAGGTCGAGGTGCCCTTTGCCGCGGCGAAGCTGCGCAGCTTGATCGAGACCGGCGGCAGCGCGATCGAAGGTCCCTGGGACGGCGAGGAAGCGATCACGCTGATGGCCGATCTCGACGCCGGCGCCACTGGCGCAATGACCGGCGGCGGCTATCCCGACGGTATCAGGCAGATCATCGATCCCTATTTCGCCGGCGATCGCGAAAAGGCGAAGGCCGCCTATGAGCGCTGGCTGCCGCTGATCAATTACGAGAACCGCCAATGCGGCCTGATCGCATGCAAGGCGATGATGCAGGCCGGCGGCGTGATCAAGTCCGACACGGTTCGCCATCCGCTGCAACCGCTGCATCCGGCGACGCGCGCGGGCTTGCTGGAGCTGGCCAAGGAGCGCGACGCGCTGGCGCTGCGCTGGGGTAAGTAG
- a CDS encoding DUF1045 domain-containing protein: MTGFPRYAIYFAAGADNALTRFGAELLGYEAYTGDEVSFPDEALRIAPDWRDVTADPRKYGFHGTLKAPMALASGGTEAELVTACATFAGKVRPIPLIRPIVDAISGFIAVIPAEPVDALQQLAADCVRDFDCFRPALTAEDRARRRPEKLSQRQRECLDRWGYPYVMEEFRFHMTLTGRLDAERHGPILEMLRRRFAALKLDTLEIDRITLFKQDEAKARFRIIGEWKLAR; encoded by the coding sequence ATGACAGGTTTTCCCCGCTACGCGATCTACTTTGCCGCCGGCGCTGACAACGCGCTCACCCGCTTCGGCGCCGAGCTGCTGGGCTATGAGGCTTACACCGGAGACGAGGTCTCGTTTCCGGATGAGGCGTTGCGCATCGCGCCGGACTGGCGCGACGTCACCGCCGATCCCCGCAAATACGGATTTCACGGCACGTTGAAGGCACCGATGGCCCTGGCATCAGGCGGGACCGAGGCGGAGCTCGTGACTGCGTGCGCGACATTCGCCGGCAAGGTGCGGCCGATTCCGCTGATCCGGCCGATCGTCGATGCCATCAGCGGCTTCATCGCCGTCATCCCCGCCGAACCTGTCGACGCTCTCCAGCAATTGGCCGCCGATTGCGTCCGCGATTTCGATTGCTTTCGCCCAGCGCTCACGGCGGAAGATCGCGCGCGGCGCAGGCCCGAAAAGCTGAGCCAGCGCCAGCGCGAATGTCTCGATCGCTGGGGCTACCCTTACGTGATGGAAGAATTCCGCTTCCACATGACGCTGACGGGAAGGCTCGATGCCGAGCGGCACGGGCCGATCCTGGAGATGCTGCGCAGACGGTTCGCGGCGCTGAAGCTCGATACGCTTGAGATCGATCGCATCACGCTGTTCAAACAGGATGAGGCGAAAGCACGCTTTCGCATCATTGGTGAGTGGAAGCTGGCGCGATAG